From Achromobacter spanius, a single genomic window includes:
- a CDS encoding ABC transporter ATP-binding protein — protein MSAVSLENVSKIYSPRQRGWQKLLGRTPRPGFQALDNVSLNIEHGEFFGLLGPNGAGKTTLISILAGLAHATAGRATVCGYDVVADYKSARRALGVVPQELVYDPFFTVRETLRIQSGYFGLRKNDDWIDEILFNLGLADKANSNMRALSGGMKRRVLVAQALVHRPPVIVLDEPTAGVDVDLRRTLWEFISRLNRAGHTIMLTTHYLEEAEALCNRIAMLKGGRVVALDTTQALLARVGGVDLEDAFVRIMHQDDEPGARALQPEEISS, from the coding sequence ATGTCCGCCGTCAGCCTAGAAAACGTCTCCAAGATCTACTCGCCGCGCCAGCGCGGCTGGCAGAAGCTGCTCGGGCGCACGCCCCGTCCGGGCTTTCAGGCGCTGGACAACGTCAGCCTGAATATCGAGCACGGCGAATTCTTTGGCCTGCTCGGCCCGAACGGCGCGGGCAAGACCACGCTCATTTCCATCCTGGCGGGCCTCGCACACGCCACCGCGGGCCGCGCCACCGTCTGTGGGTACGACGTCGTGGCCGACTACAAGTCGGCGCGGCGTGCGCTGGGCGTCGTGCCGCAGGAATTGGTCTATGACCCATTCTTTACCGTGCGCGAAACGTTGCGCATCCAGTCCGGATATTTCGGCCTGCGCAAGAACGACGACTGGATCGACGAGATCCTGTTCAACCTGGGTCTGGCCGACAAGGCCAATTCCAACATGCGCGCGCTGTCCGGCGGCATGAAGCGCCGCGTGCTGGTGGCGCAGGCGCTGGTGCACCGGCCACCGGTCATCGTGCTGGACGAGCCGACAGCAGGCGTGGACGTGGACCTGCGCCGCACGCTGTGGGAGTTCATCTCGCGGCTGAACCGGGCCGGTCACACCATCATGCTGACCACGCACTACCTCGAAGAAGCCGAGGCGCTCTGCAATCGCATCGCCATGCTCAAGGGCGGGCGCGTCGTGGCGCTGGACACCACCCAGGCCCTCCTGGCCCGCGTGGGCGGCGTGGACCTGGAAGATGCTTTCGTGCGCATCATGCACCAGGACGACGAGCCCGGCGCGCGCGCCCTGCAACCCGAAGAGATCTCATCATGA
- a CDS encoding ABC transporter ATP-binding protein: protein MPAQTSSTPEFALRLEGVALGYGDFTVLRDISMDVRAGQVVAVMGGSGSGKTTLLRAATGQITAQQGRVLAFGQDIGTASRADVQSLRKRMGVLFQQGALFTDLNVFENVAFPLREHTRIGEAELTDRVLDKLDAVGLRAAAHLKVSEISGGMARRVALARAVVLEPELILYDEPFAGLDPISLGITARLIRSLADRLGCASVLITHDVQESFAIADQVYLVGRGQLAAAGTPQMLAASPDPYVQQFLKGQPDGPVAFQYPETPAFQKWLSQQKGRKA, encoded by the coding sequence ATGCCCGCTCAAACCAGCAGCACCCCGGAATTCGCCCTGCGCCTGGAAGGTGTGGCGCTTGGCTACGGTGATTTCACCGTCTTGCGCGATATTTCCATGGACGTCCGGGCCGGTCAGGTGGTGGCGGTCATGGGCGGCTCCGGGTCCGGCAAGACCACGCTGCTGCGCGCGGCCACCGGCCAGATCACCGCTCAGCAGGGCCGTGTCCTGGCGTTTGGCCAGGACATCGGCACGGCCTCCCGCGCCGACGTGCAATCCCTGCGCAAGCGCATGGGCGTGCTGTTCCAGCAGGGCGCGCTGTTCACCGACCTTAACGTCTTCGAAAACGTGGCCTTTCCGCTGCGCGAGCACACGCGCATCGGCGAAGCCGAACTCACCGACCGCGTGCTCGACAAGCTGGACGCCGTCGGCCTGCGCGCCGCCGCCCACCTGAAGGTCTCCGAAATCTCCGGTGGCATGGCGCGGCGCGTGGCGCTGGCCCGCGCCGTGGTGCTGGAGCCCGAACTCATCCTGTACGACGAACCCTTCGCCGGGCTGGACCCGATCTCGCTGGGCATCACTGCCCGCCTGATCCGCAGCCTTGCCGACCGGCTGGGCTGCGCCTCGGTGCTGATCACCCACGACGTGCAGGAGTCGTTTGCCATCGCGGACCAGGTCTACCTGGTGGGCCGCGGTCAGCTGGCTGCGGCCGGCACGCCGCAAATGCTCGCCGCCTCGCCGGACCCCTACGTGCAGCAATTCCTCAAGGGCCAGCCCGACGGTCCGGTCGCGTTCCAGTATCCCGAAACGCCCGCCTTCCAGAAGTGGCTGTCGCAACAGAAAGGGCGCAAAGCATGA
- a CDS encoding YbfB/YjiJ family MFS transporter, which translates to MSTPANPSPHPSASAASLAWPAALALAAAMGIGRFAFTPVWPLMAQESGLSLAQGGWMASANYAGYLLGALAAIVWPVRRLRATLAASLAAVAALTLAMPLLNSVAGWSVLRLAAGYASASAFICVVAWRPVPAGDPREATASAVTYAGVGAGIALTGLACLALMASRASAGVTWTALGGLALALSVAAWPGLSRHSPPVRRAATDAPQARLPRGIAALSLHYGVFGVGYIIPATFLPAMAKEIFPDPAIFGWAWPLFGMAAALSCLLVPRLARGRDDRQVWRGAQALMAAGMLTVALWHHIAAVIVAALLVGGTFMVITQAGMLTARRLSGPAAPRAAAIMTAAFAAGQILGPLLASWAARWGAGLPQVLAASAALLAMSAWALGKVTTDGNGAGHNAIGPSGQPHSN; encoded by the coding sequence ATGTCAACGCCTGCAAACCCTTCCCCTCATCCCTCGGCTAGCGCCGCCAGCCTGGCCTGGCCCGCAGCGCTTGCGCTGGCAGCGGCCATGGGCATCGGCCGCTTCGCCTTCACGCCCGTCTGGCCGTTGATGGCGCAGGAGTCCGGCCTGTCGCTGGCGCAGGGCGGCTGGATGGCGTCGGCCAACTACGCGGGGTATCTGTTGGGCGCGCTGGCGGCGATCGTCTGGCCCGTGCGCCGGCTGCGCGCCACGCTGGCGGCCAGCCTGGCCGCCGTGGCCGCGCTGACGCTGGCCATGCCGCTGCTGAACAGCGTGGCGGGCTGGTCGGTGCTGCGGCTTGCCGCGGGCTATGCCAGCGCCAGCGCCTTCATCTGCGTGGTCGCATGGCGGCCAGTGCCCGCCGGCGACCCGCGTGAGGCCACGGCTTCGGCGGTGACGTATGCCGGCGTGGGCGCGGGCATTGCACTGACGGGACTGGCCTGTCTGGCCCTGATGGCCTCGCGCGCAAGTGCTGGCGTGACCTGGACCGCGCTGGGCGGCTTGGCGCTGGCGCTGTCCGTGGCGGCGTGGCCCGGACTCAGCCGGCATTCGCCGCCGGTCCGCCGGGCGGCTACCGACGCGCCGCAAGCCCGCCTGCCGCGCGGCATCGCCGCGCTGTCGCTGCACTACGGCGTCTTCGGGGTCGGCTACATCATTCCCGCCACGTTCCTGCCGGCCATGGCCAAGGAGATCTTTCCCGACCCAGCGATCTTCGGCTGGGCGTGGCCGCTTTTCGGCATGGCCGCGGCGCTGTCCTGCCTGCTGGTTCCGCGGCTGGCGCGCGGCCGCGACGACAGACAGGTGTGGCGCGGCGCGCAGGCGCTGATGGCGGCGGGCATGCTGACCGTGGCCCTGTGGCATCACATCGCCGCCGTGATCGTGGCGGCGCTGCTGGTCGGCGGCACCTTCATGGTGATCACGCAGGCGGGCATGCTGACCGCGCGCCGCCTGTCGGGTCCGGCAGCGCCCAGGGCGGCGGCCATCATGACGGCGGCGTTTGCGGCCGGGCAGATTCTGGGGCCGTTGCTGGCCTCGTGGGCCGCGCGCTGGGGCGCAGGCCTGCCGCAGGTGCTGGCGGCCAGCGCGGCGTTGCTGGCGATGTCCGCGTGGGCGCTGGGAAAAGTCACGACAGATGGCAATGGCGCTGGGCATAATGCCATCGGCCCTTCGGGCCAACCACACAGCAATTAG
- the mlaE gene encoding lipid asymmetry maintenance ABC transporter permease subunit MlaE translates to MSASNNAIAGLGHWVRSRVAGIGYFTRFFGAMLARSGIALSRPRLVSQQVHFIGNYSLLIIAVSGMFVGFVLGLQGYYTLNRYGSEEALGLLVALSLVRELGPVVTALLFAGRAGTSLTAEIGLMKAGEQLSAMEVMAVDPIRRVLVPRLWGGIIAMPILAAVFSMVGILGGWVVGVLLIGVDAGAFWSQMQNGVDVWKDVANGAIKSVVFGVTVTLVALYEGWQAKPTPEGVARATTRTVVVGSLAVLGLDFLLTALMFGN, encoded by the coding sequence ATGAGCGCTTCCAATAACGCCATCGCCGGGCTGGGCCACTGGGTGCGCTCCCGCGTCGCCGGCATCGGCTACTTCACCCGCTTCTTCGGCGCCATGCTGGCGCGCAGCGGCATCGCACTGTCGCGGCCGCGCCTGGTGTCGCAGCAGGTCCACTTCATCGGCAATTATTCGCTGCTGATCATTGCCGTCTCCGGCATGTTCGTGGGCTTCGTGCTGGGCCTGCAGGGCTATTACACGCTGAACCGCTACGGCTCCGAGGAGGCACTGGGCCTGCTGGTGGCCCTGTCGCTGGTGCGCGAGCTGGGTCCCGTGGTTACCGCGCTGCTCTTCGCGGGCCGCGCCGGCACCTCGCTCACCGCCGAGATCGGCCTGATGAAAGCGGGCGAACAACTGTCGGCCATGGAAGTCATGGCCGTCGACCCGATACGCCGGGTGCTGGTGCCGCGCCTGTGGGGCGGCATCATCGCCATGCCCATCCTGGCGGCGGTGTTCTCGATGGTGGGCATCCTGGGCGGCTGGGTCGTGGGCGTGCTGCTCATTGGCGTGGACGCGGGCGCCTTCTGGTCGCAGATGCAGAACGGCGTCGATGTATGGAAAGACGTCGCCAACGGCGCCATCAAGAGCGTCGTCTTCGGCGTCACGGTGACGCTGGTGGCGCTTTATGAAGGCTGGCAGGCCAAGCCCACTCCCGAAGGCGTTGCCCGCGCCACCACGCGTACCGTGGTCGTGGGCTCCCTGGCGGTACTCGGGCTGGACTTCCTGCTCACCGCCTTGATGTTTGGAAATTGA
- a CDS encoding OmpW/AlkL family protein — translation MFSLNGRIRATAIAGLIAAGAFAAPAHAHEAGDILFRVGVTQVRPSQNNGTVLDGSVKLGVSNNVRPSFTLAYMATRNIGIELLGAWPFQHDVSGSNLGKIGSTKQLPPTLSLQWHILPDSMIQPYIGVGINYTHFFDTKGEGALKGSNLKLGDSWGVAAQLGADIKINDRWFMNADIRYVDIKSKVTLDGERVGTARIDPWVATVGVGYRF, via the coding sequence ATGTTTTCGCTGAACGGGCGTATCCGCGCCACCGCCATTGCCGGTTTGATCGCTGCCGGCGCATTTGCCGCCCCCGCCCACGCCCACGAAGCCGGCGACATCCTGTTCCGCGTCGGCGTCACGCAAGTCCGCCCGTCGCAAAACAATGGCACGGTGCTCGACGGCAGCGTCAAGCTGGGTGTGAGCAACAACGTGCGCCCCAGCTTCACCCTGGCCTACATGGCCACCCGCAACATCGGCATCGAACTGCTGGGCGCCTGGCCCTTCCAGCATGACGTCAGCGGCAGCAACCTGGGCAAGATCGGTTCGACCAAGCAACTGCCGCCCACGCTCAGCCTGCAATGGCACATCCTGCCCGACAGCATGATCCAGCCGTACATCGGCGTCGGCATCAACTACACCCACTTCTTCGACACCAAGGGCGAAGGCGCGCTCAAGGGCTCGAATCTGAAGCTGGGCGATTCCTGGGGTGTGGCCGCGCAACTGGGCGCGGACATCAAGATCAACGATCGCTGGTTCATGAACGCCGACATCCGCTACGTCGACATCAAGTCAAAGGTGACGCTGGACGGCGAACGCGTCGGCACCGCGCGCATCGACCCGTGGGTGGCCACGGTGGGCGTTGGCTACCGCTTCTGA
- the mlaD gene encoding outer membrane lipid asymmetry maintenance protein MlaD, with translation MSREKTDFWVGLFVLLGAIALGFLALRAGNLSTFSFAPTYTVTANFDNVGGLKVRAPVKSAGVVVGRVTGISFDDKTFQAIVSVDLETAYQFPKDSSASILTSGLLGEQYLGLTAGSEEDNFTDGGKIRYTQSAVVLEQLISQFLYGSAEKQGTTAAPESAPKAQD, from the coding sequence ATGTCACGCGAAAAAACCGACTTCTGGGTAGGCCTGTTTGTATTGCTCGGCGCGATCGCGCTTGGATTCCTGGCGTTGCGCGCCGGCAACTTGAGCACGTTTTCCTTTGCCCCGACCTATACCGTGACCGCCAACTTCGATAACGTAGGCGGCCTCAAGGTGCGCGCGCCGGTCAAGAGCGCTGGCGTGGTGGTGGGCCGGGTCACGGGCATTTCCTTCGACGACAAGACTTTCCAGGCGATCGTCTCGGTCGATCTGGAAACGGCCTACCAGTTCCCCAAGGACTCGTCGGCGTCCATCCTGACCTCGGGCCTCTTGGGCGAGCAATACCTGGGCCTGACCGCCGGCAGCGAAGAAGATAACTTTACCGACGGCGGAAAAATCCGCTATACACAAAGCGCCGTGGTCCTGGAGCAATTGATCAGCCAGTTCCTGTACGGGTCGGCGGAAAAGCAAGGCACGACCGCCGCGCCGGAATCGGCCCCCAAGGCCCAGGATTGA
- a CDS encoding ABC transporter permease — protein sequence MTQPATSAGQPLVQPRLDAGSGFPTLLRKELLRFWKVSFQTIAAPVITALLYLLVFAHVLEGRVTVYGTVPYTSFLIPGLMMMSMLQNAFANPSSSLIQSRITGNLVFMLLPPLSHRDIFGAYVLAAIARGLAVGLCVWAVALFFVPLTPAHPLWVLVFAVLACGIMGTLGLIAGLWSEKFDQLAAFQNFLIMPATFLSGVFYSIHTLPPFWQSVSHWNPIFYTIDGFRHGFFSVSDVSPWHSLAVVTAVFLALSAYALRLLSSGYKLRN from the coding sequence ATGACCCAGCCCGCCACGTCTGCCGGCCAGCCGCTGGTGCAGCCCCGCCTGGACGCGGGTTCGGGCTTTCCGACCCTGCTGCGCAAGGAATTGCTGCGCTTCTGGAAGGTCAGTTTCCAGACCATCGCCGCACCCGTCATCACCGCGCTGCTGTACCTGCTGGTCTTTGCCCACGTGCTGGAAGGGCGCGTCACGGTGTATGGCACCGTGCCCTACACGTCTTTCCTGATCCCCGGGCTCATGATGATGAGCATGCTGCAGAACGCGTTCGCGAACCCGTCCTCGTCGCTCATCCAAAGCCGCATCACGGGCAATCTGGTCTTCATGCTGCTGCCGCCGCTGTCGCACCGCGACATCTTCGGCGCGTACGTGCTGGCCGCCATCGCGCGCGGTCTCGCGGTCGGCCTGTGCGTGTGGGCCGTGGCGCTCTTCTTCGTGCCGCTGACGCCCGCGCATCCGCTGTGGGTGCTGGTCTTTGCGGTGCTGGCGTGCGGCATCATGGGCACGCTCGGGCTGATCGCAGGTCTGTGGTCCGAAAAATTCGACCAGCTCGCGGCCTTCCAGAACTTTCTGATCATGCCGGCGACCTTCCTGTCCGGCGTGTTCTATTCCATCCATACGCTGCCGCCGTTCTGGCAAAGCGTCTCGCACTGGAACCCCATCTTCTACACCATCGACGGATTCCGCCACGGATTCTTCTCGGTGTCGGACGTCTCGCCCTGGCACAGCCTGGCGGTGGTGACGGCGGTGTTCCTCGCGCTCTCCGCTTACGCGCTGCGGCTTCTGTCCAGCGGCTACAAACTCAGGAACTGA
- a CDS encoding tripartite tricarboxylate transporter substrate binding protein has protein sequence MKALRPLIAALAATAAFGGAAQAQTGEWPAKPVTMIVPYAPGGFADTRVRLLARKLGESLGQPVVVENKAGAGGVVGTNLIAKAAPDGYTIGTGNLAPMAVNPSLMKEMPYNPQKDLAPIILIENSPLVLSVNNELPVKSLADLIALAKKEPGKLTFGSSGVGGAHHLSGEMFREQANIDIVHVPYKGGSLAATDLMGGHIAMMFEMGYSALPAIQGKKIHPIAVTSAKRLAVLPDVPTMAESGLPGFESYNWQGIVAPAGTPGPIIAKLNAEFNRILKEPDVQKAIADTGSQAGGGTPEEFAAFIKTESDKWAHVIKAGNIQLQ, from the coding sequence ATGAAAGCACTACGTCCCCTGATCGCCGCCCTGGCCGCCACGGCCGCCTTTGGCGGCGCCGCCCAGGCCCAGACTGGCGAGTGGCCCGCCAAGCCCGTGACCATGATCGTGCCCTACGCGCCGGGCGGCTTTGCCGACACCCGCGTGCGTCTGTTGGCGCGCAAGCTGGGCGAATCGCTGGGTCAGCCCGTCGTCGTCGAGAACAAGGCGGGCGCGGGTGGCGTGGTCGGCACCAACCTCATCGCCAAGGCCGCGCCGGACGGCTACACGATCGGCACGGGCAACCTGGCCCCGATGGCGGTCAATCCGTCGCTGATGAAGGAAATGCCCTACAACCCGCAAAAGGACCTGGCCCCGATCATCCTGATCGAAAACAGTCCGCTGGTCCTGAGCGTGAACAACGAACTTCCGGTCAAGTCGCTGGCCGACCTGATCGCGCTGGCCAAGAAGGAGCCGGGCAAGCTGACCTTCGGCTCGTCCGGCGTGGGAGGCGCGCATCACCTGTCGGGCGAGATGTTCCGCGAACAGGCCAACATCGACATCGTGCACGTGCCCTACAAGGGCGGCAGCCTGGCCGCAACCGACCTCATGGGCGGCCACATCGCGATGATGTTCGAAATGGGCTATTCAGCGTTGCCCGCCATCCAGGGCAAGAAGATCCACCCGATCGCCGTCACCTCCGCCAAGCGCCTGGCCGTGCTGCCCGACGTGCCCACCATGGCCGAATCCGGCCTGCCGGGCTTCGAGTCCTACAACTGGCAGGGCATCGTGGCGCCGGCCGGCACGCCCGGGCCGATCATCGCCAAGCTCAACGCCGAGTTCAACCGCATCCTGAAGGAACCGGATGTGCAGAAGGCCATTGCCGACACCGGCAGCCAGGCCGGCGGCGGCACGCCCGAGGAATTTGCCGCGTTCATCAAGACCGAAAGCGACAAGTGGGCGCACGTCATCAAGGCTGGAAACATCCAGCTTCAATAA
- a CDS encoding LysR family transcriptional regulator yields MRNLDLDALQIFKTVADQGGVARAAAHLNRVQSNVSTRLKQLESSLGTPLFRRQNRRLVLSDQGRVLLSYADRLLRLSDEAQAAVREGALQGVLRIGTMESTAAARLPPILAAYHAAWPQVRIELVTGTSGALAAMVRNYEIEAAFVAQPFPAEGLAAMDAFKEELALISPLAWDPIGNPKDLGNRSVIAFAAGCSYRRILESWLNQEGIAPGKVMEFASYHAIVACVAAGTGVAIVPRSVLAVLGAEQTVRVGALSGPHGQALTQLIWRADDDTPALQALRSRLAPPRD; encoded by the coding sequence ATGAGAAACTTGGACCTCGACGCGCTGCAGATCTTCAAGACGGTGGCGGATCAGGGTGGCGTGGCGCGCGCCGCCGCGCATCTGAACCGGGTGCAGTCCAATGTGTCGACGCGCCTGAAGCAGTTGGAATCCTCGCTGGGAACGCCGCTCTTTCGCCGGCAGAACCGCCGGCTGGTGCTGTCGGACCAGGGCCGCGTGCTGCTGTCGTACGCCGACCGCCTGCTGCGCCTGTCCGACGAGGCGCAAGCGGCCGTCCGGGAAGGCGCCCTGCAGGGCGTGCTGCGCATCGGCACCATGGAAAGCACGGCCGCCGCCCGCCTGCCGCCCATCCTGGCGGCCTATCACGCGGCCTGGCCGCAGGTGCGGATCGAGCTGGTGACCGGCACATCGGGCGCATTGGCCGCCATGGTGCGCAACTACGAGATCGAGGCCGCCTTCGTGGCGCAGCCATTCCCCGCGGAAGGCCTGGCGGCAATGGATGCGTTCAAGGAGGAGCTGGCGCTGATCTCGCCGTTGGCCTGGGATCCGATCGGCAATCCGAAAGACCTGGGCAACCGCAGCGTCATCGCCTTTGCGGCGGGCTGCTCGTACCGGCGCATCCTGGAGTCGTGGTTGAACCAGGAAGGCATTGCGCCCGGCAAGGTGATGGAGTTTGCGTCGTATCACGCCATCGTGGCGTGTGTGGCTGCCGGGACCGGCGTGGCAATCGTGCCGCGCTCGGTGCTGGCCGTGCTGGGGGCGGAGCAGACAGTGCGCGTGGGGGCGTTGTCCGGGCCCCATGGGCAGGCCCTTACCCAGCTGATCTGGCGCGCCGACGACGACACGCCGGCGTTGCAGGCCCTGCGCAGCCGGCTTGCGCCGCCGCGGGATTGA
- a CDS encoding VacJ family lipoprotein, translated as MNKKAISRIATVAAAGALMAGCAAPKNPDPRDPWEGFNRGVYQFNDTVDRAVFKPVAQAYTFVTPQPVRSCIHNIFSNVGDLWSGTNSFLQGRGHDFVNTLGRFLFNTTMGVGGCFDVASANGARKIPNDFGTTLGVWGFSQGPYLVLPFFGASSVRDGVGLVGDLYGTTYGYMGVDSIDNVRLRNSLWGLRIVDTRANLLDTTDTIDRVALDPYSFVRDAFLQRRAAMVLGHRVDDEGSLPNYEDDGDDDAPAAPAPAPVPAPQPANK; from the coding sequence ATGAATAAGAAAGCTATTTCCCGAATTGCCACCGTCGCAGCGGCGGGCGCGCTGATGGCCGGTTGCGCCGCCCCCAAGAATCCGGACCCGCGCGACCCCTGGGAAGGCTTCAACCGCGGCGTCTACCAGTTCAACGACACGGTCGACCGCGCGGTGTTCAAGCCGGTCGCGCAGGCCTACACGTTTGTGACGCCGCAGCCGGTGCGCAGCTGCATCCACAACATCTTCAGCAACGTCGGCGACCTCTGGTCCGGCACCAACAGCTTCCTGCAGGGCCGCGGCCACGACTTCGTCAACACGCTTGGCCGCTTCCTGTTCAACACGACCATGGGCGTGGGCGGCTGCTTCGACGTCGCCTCGGCCAATGGCGCGCGCAAGATCCCCAACGACTTCGGCACCACGCTGGGCGTCTGGGGCTTCAGCCAGGGCCCGTACCTGGTGCTGCCGTTCTTCGGCGCCTCCAGCGTGCGCGACGGCGTCGGCCTGGTCGGCGACCTGTATGGCACCACCTACGGCTACATGGGCGTCGACTCGATCGACAACGTGCGCCTGCGCAACTCGCTGTGGGGCCTGCGCATCGTCGACACGCGCGCCAACCTGCTCGACACCACCGACACCATCGACCGCGTGGCGCTCGACCCGTACAGCTTCGTGCGCGACGCCTTCCTGCAACGCCGCGCCGCCATGGTGCTGGGCCACCGCGTCGATGACGAAGGCTCCCTGCCCAACTACGAAGACGACGGCGACGACGACGCCCCCGCCGCACCCGCGCCGGCCCCCGTGCCTGCGCCGCAACCCGCGAACAAGTAA
- a CDS encoding MlaC/ttg2D family ABC transporter substrate-binding protein, whose protein sequence is MRFSIPSLLQRLVFTGLLGLAAATAAHAKPDPNGPPEQFVLAAANEALDVLKSDGALRAGNTARINEVVDQHILPYVNFQKTTRLAAGRYWRQASDQQKTALAEAFRGTLIRTYSGALTRVTSSTTITGLPFRGDPKADDVVVRTLISQSNSQPVGVDYRLEKTQQGWKIYDMNVEGIWLIENYRNQFAQQINQNGIDGLIQALNQRNK, encoded by the coding sequence ATGCGATTTTCCATTCCCTCCCTGTTGCAACGGCTGGTGTTCACGGGCCTTCTCGGCCTGGCGGCCGCCACGGCCGCGCACGCCAAGCCGGACCCCAACGGGCCGCCCGAGCAGTTCGTCCTGGCCGCCGCCAACGAGGCCCTTGATGTCCTGAAGTCCGACGGCGCGCTGCGGGCCGGCAACACCGCCCGCATCAACGAAGTCGTCGACCAGCACATCCTGCCGTACGTCAACTTCCAGAAGACCACGCGCCTGGCCGCCGGCCGCTACTGGCGCCAGGCCTCCGATCAGCAGAAAACCGCGCTGGCCGAAGCCTTCCGCGGCACGCTGATCCGCACGTACAGCGGCGCGCTGACCCGTGTCACGTCCAGCACCACCATCACCGGCCTGCCGTTCCGCGGCGATCCCAAGGCCGACGACGTGGTCGTGCGCACGCTGATCAGCCAGTCCAACAGCCAGCCGGTAGGCGTCGATTACCGCCTGGAAAAGACCCAGCAGGGCTGGAAGATCTACGACATGAACGTCGAAGGCATCTGGCTGATCGAGAACTACCGCAACCAGTTCGCCCAGCAGATCAACCAGAATGGCATCGACGGCCTGATCCAGGCGCTGAACCAGCGCAACAAGTAA
- a CDS encoding NAD(P)H-dependent flavin oxidoreductase translates to MATPLIELLKLTHPIIQAPMAGGATTVDMVAEASKAGALGSLGGAYMTPEQIEAAAEAIRARTDRPFAINLFASVPHEPMQGDASGMLALMARYHEQLGLPAPEAPGPQADPLPGQLEAVLRIRPAVLSFTFGRLPAAALARCRELGILTVGTATTVREAQALEQDGVDAIVAQGAEAGGHRGTFLDAFEASLIGTMALVPQVADAVSVPVIASGGIMDGRGIAAALALGADVAQMGTAFLTTEESGISDAYKAVVSASRAEQSRITRAFSGRPARGIANAFMRDADAISGDILPYPLQNALTRPMRTAGGKSGNINVLSLWAGQGAPLARRESTAELIQRLARETAAAQARR, encoded by the coding sequence ATGGCTACCCCTTTGATTGAACTGCTCAAGCTGACCCATCCCATCATCCAGGCGCCCATGGCGGGCGGCGCCACCACGGTGGACATGGTGGCCGAGGCATCGAAGGCGGGCGCCCTGGGATCGCTCGGCGGGGCTTACATGACGCCGGAACAGATCGAAGCGGCCGCCGAAGCGATCCGTGCCCGCACGGATCGCCCGTTCGCCATCAACCTGTTCGCGTCCGTGCCGCACGAGCCCATGCAGGGCGACGCGAGCGGGATGCTGGCCCTGATGGCGCGCTACCACGAGCAACTGGGCCTGCCCGCGCCCGAGGCCCCTGGTCCGCAGGCAGACCCGCTGCCGGGTCAGCTCGAGGCCGTGCTGCGCATCCGGCCCGCCGTTCTCAGCTTCACCTTCGGCCGTCTGCCGGCCGCGGCTTTGGCCCGCTGCCGCGAGCTGGGCATCCTGACCGTGGGCACGGCCACGACCGTCCGCGAGGCGCAGGCGCTGGAACAGGACGGCGTTGACGCCATCGTGGCGCAAGGCGCGGAGGCAGGCGGCCACCGTGGCACCTTCCTCGATGCGTTCGAGGCGTCCCTGATCGGCACCATGGCGCTGGTCCCCCAAGTGGCGGACGCCGTTTCGGTACCGGTCATTGCGTCGGGCGGCATCATGGACGGGCGCGGGATCGCGGCCGCCCTGGCACTGGGCGCGGACGTCGCACAAATGGGGACGGCCTTTCTCACCACGGAAGAATCCGGGATTAGCGATGCGTACAAGGCCGTCGTGTCCGCCTCGCGCGCGGAACAATCCCGGATCACCCGCGCCTTTTCGGGCCGCCCGGCGCGCGGTATCGCCAATGCCTTCATGCGGGATGCGGACGCCATCAGCGGCGACATTCTGCCGTACCCGCTGCAGAACGCATTGACGCGGCCCATGCGCACGGCGGGTGGCAAGAGCGGCAACATCAATGTCCTGTCCCTGTGGGCCGGCCAAGGCGCGCCGCTGGCGCGTCGCGAGTCGACGGCGGAATTGATCCAGCGGCTTGCCCGGGAAACGGCGGCGGCGCAGGCACGGCGCTGA